A region of Nerophis ophidion isolate RoL-2023_Sa linkage group LG28, RoL_Noph_v1.0, whole genome shotgun sequence DNA encodes the following proteins:
- the LOC133545364 gene encoding chorion transcription factor Cf2-like isoform X3 yields the protein MNARQEESPLQQQEDPQPPHIKEEKEDLCITQEEECLLGQEEADLTQFPLIVVSVKTEEHEDKPHESSQLHHSPNVQRMSAWSHEEIPSQQQEWSSILGQKELQAPYHIKEEQLHDEDEAQSLQLHHSQSEENRGAELVSQHITEADGKHCEDIKSEPDSIFVPLSDMDLMMSDSSDHSDHIQKPLESEKYSKGDTRYYTNNKHFDCSECRKSFRRKTNFTVHMRIHTGEKPFTCSVCKKSFSTKQHMTTHMRTHTGEKPFACSVCKKSFSIKPAMTTHENTYCKETFYLLCL from the exons atgaacgctcgtcaagaagaaagtccccttcagcagcaggaggatccacagcccccccacattaaagaagaGAAGGAGGATCTCTGCATtactcaggaggaagagtgtcttttagggcaggaggaggctgatctcacccAGTTTCCACTGattgttgtctctgtgaagactgaagagcatgaagacaaaccacatgagtcctcacagcttcatcacagtccaa acgtccagcggATGTCAGCGtggagtcatgaagagattccctcccagcagcaggagtggagctccattTTGGGACAGAAGGAGTTACAGGCCCCCTACCACATTAAAGAGGAGCAGCttcatgatgaagatgaagctcagtccttacagcttcatcacagtcaaagtgaggagaacagaggggcggagcttgtaagtcaacacatcacagaagctgatggaaagcattgtgaagatatcaagtcagaaccagacagcatatTTGTTCCACTGTCAGATATGGACCTcatgatgtcagactcttctgatcacagtgaccacatccaaaaacctttggagagcGAAAAATactctaaaggtgatacgagatattacactaacaacaaacactttgactgctctgaatgtaGAAAATCATTTAGACGGAAGACTAattttacagtacacatgagaatacatactggagagaaaccttttacttgctctgtttgtaagaaaagtttctccacaaagcaacacatgaccacacacatgagaacacacactggagaaaaaccttttgcttgctctgtttgtaagaagagtttctccattaagcctgccatgaccacacatgagaacacatactgtaaagaaaccttttacttgctctgtttgtaa
- the LOC133545364 gene encoding chorion transcription factor Cf2-like isoform X2, with amino-acid sequence MKTNHMSPHSFITVQTCSSPFTLKMKRRIHSPPPPPPTHPPPQEEADLSKFPLTVVSVKTEEHEDKPPESSQLHHSPNVQRMSAWSHEEIPSQQQEWSSILGQKELQAPYHIKEEQLHDEDEAQSLQLHHSQSEENRGAELVSQHITEADGKHCEDIKSEPDSIFVPLSDMDLMMSDSSDHSDHIQKPLESEKYSKGDTRYYTNNKHFDCSECRKSFRRKTNFTVHMRIHTGEKPFTCSVCKKSFSTKQHMTTHMRTHTGEKPFACSVCKKSFSIKPAMTTHENTYCKETFYLLCL; translated from the exons atgaagacaaaccacatgagtcctcacagcttcatcacagtccaa ACCTGCAGCAGCCCCTTCACATTAAAGAtgaagaggaggatccacagcccccccccccccccacccacccacccacccccccaggaggaggctgatctcagcaagtttccactgactgttgtctctgtgaagactgaagagcatgaagacaaaccacctgagtcctcacagcttcatcacagtccaa acgtccagcggATGTCAGCGtggagtcatgaagagattccctcccagcagcaggagtggagctccattTTGGGACAGAAGGAGTTACAGGCCCCCTACCACATTAAAGAGGAGCAGCttcatgatgaagatgaagctcagtccttacagcttcatcacagtcaaagtgaggagaacagaggggcggagcttgtaagtcaacacatcacagaagctgatggaaagcattgtgaagatatcaagtcagaaccagacagcatatTTGTTCCACTGTCAGATATGGACCTcatgatgtcagactcttctgatcacagtgaccacatccaaaaacctttggagagcGAAAAATactctaaaggtgatacgagatattacactaacaacaaacactttgactgctctgaatgtaGAAAATCATTTAGACGGAAGACTAattttacagtacacatgagaatacatactggagagaaaccttttacttgctctgtttgtaagaaaagtttctccacaaagcaacacatgaccacacacatgagaacacacactggagaaaaaccttttgcttgctctgtttgtaagaagagtttctccattaagcctgccatgaccacacatgagaacacatactgtaaagaaaccttttacttgctctgtttgtaa
- the LOC133545364 gene encoding chorion transcription factor Cf2-like isoform X1 translates to MKTNHMSPHSFITVQQLSKRQLRLFLLLHGFHQRHWRSLQPSDFQTCSSPFTLKMKRRIHSPPPPPPTHPPPQEEADLSKFPLTVVSVKTEEHEDKPPESSQLHHSPNVQRMSAWSHEEIPSQQQEWSSILGQKELQAPYHIKEEQLHDEDEAQSLQLHHSQSEENRGAELVSQHITEADGKHCEDIKSEPDSIFVPLSDMDLMMSDSSDHSDHIQKPLESEKYSKGDTRYYTNNKHFDCSECRKSFRRKTNFTVHMRIHTGEKPFTCSVCKKSFSTKQHMTTHMRTHTGEKPFACSVCKKSFSIKPAMTTHENTYCKETFYLLCL, encoded by the exons atgaagacaaaccacatgagtcctcacagcttcatcacagtccaa cagctgtcaaagaggcagctacgaCTTTTtttgctcctccatggcttccatcagagacactggcggtcactgcagccctccgactttcag ACCTGCAGCAGCCCCTTCACATTAAAGAtgaagaggaggatccacagcccccccccccccccacccacccacccacccccccaggaggaggctgatctcagcaagtttccactgactgttgtctctgtgaagactgaagagcatgaagacaaaccacctgagtcctcacagcttcatcacagtccaa acgtccagcggATGTCAGCGtggagtcatgaagagattccctcccagcagcaggagtggagctccattTTGGGACAGAAGGAGTTACAGGCCCCCTACCACATTAAAGAGGAGCAGCttcatgatgaagatgaagctcagtccttacagcttcatcacagtcaaagtgaggagaacagaggggcggagcttgtaagtcaacacatcacagaagctgatggaaagcattgtgaagatatcaagtcagaaccagacagcatatTTGTTCCACTGTCAGATATGGACCTcatgatgtcagactcttctgatcacagtgaccacatccaaaaacctttggagagcGAAAAATactctaaaggtgatacgagatattacactaacaacaaacactttgactgctctgaatgtaGAAAATCATTTAGACGGAAGACTAattttacagtacacatgagaatacatactggagagaaaccttttacttgctctgtttgtaagaaaagtttctccacaaagcaacacatgaccacacacatgagaacacacactggagaaaaaccttttgcttgctctgtttgtaagaagagtttctccattaagcctgccatgaccacacatgagaacacatactgtaaagaaaccttttacttgctctgtttgtaa
- the LOC133545299 gene encoding gastrula zinc finger protein XlCGF57.1-like isoform X3 has protein sequence MRMEDQQPSHIKKKEEYPPIPHFKEEEEDPLTPRFKEEGVDPLSPHIKDEEEDPLTPHIKEEDEEHSISQQGEHLEGLEEVEVTKMPVTGVPVKSEDDEVKGESEERGGGEPPSSSSTQHMTTEADGDHCGGSQADKLLAPLSDSEDTTSHSPDTDDEDSKDDKTCHTDNTHFTCSHCDKTFKYHCRLKRHVKMHIGEKPFICSICGKGFVESQSLKKHTILHTGEKSFVCLICTKGFVESRNLKVHMRTHTGEKPFICSMCGKGFGQSHHLKAHMKIHTGEKPFSCSICGKGFAHSSCLKKHRTRHTGEKSFICSICNKGFVLSNDLKVHKRTHSGEKPFICSICGKGFTESQYLKVHMRRHSGEKPFICSICSKGFVESRKLKEHMRTHTGEKIVSCSICGLSFKRKEHLKVHMGSHTGEIPFSCSICSKSFVESRNLKVHMRIQTGEKPFICSICGKGFVQCNHLKRHMRTHTGEKPFSCSICAKGFAQSHNLKVHMRTHTGEKTLSCSICSKGFLESRNLKVHMRTHTGEKPFICSICGKGFVQCGHLKRHVRTHTGEKPFSCLICGLSFTR, from the coding sequence ATGCGGATGGAGGATcaacagccctcccacattaagaagaaAGAGGAATACCCAccgatcccccattttaaagaggaagaggaggacccactgacaccccgatTTAAAGAGGAAGGGGTAGATCCACTAAGTCCTCACATTAAggatgaagaggaggacccactgacccctcacattaaagaggaagatgaagaacacagcatcagtcagcagggagagcatctagaaggactggaggaggttgaagtcaccaagatgccagtgactggtgtccctgtgaagagtgaagatgatgaggtcaaaggtgaaagtgaggagaggggagggggggagcctccaagcagcagctcaacacaacacatgacaacagaagctgatggagaccactgtggaggatcacaagcagacaagctcttagctccactatcagatagtgaggacacaacgtcacactctcctgacactgatgatgaagactctaaagatgataagacatgtcacactgacaacactcacttcacatgttctcactgtgacaaaacctttaaataccattgtcgtctgaaaagacacGTGAAAATGCAcattggtgaaaaaccttttatctgttcaatatgtggtaaaggttttgtagaaagtcagagtttgaaaaaacacacaatattacacactggagaaaaatctTTTGTATGTTTAATCTGTACTAAAGGTTTTGTCGAAAGtcgcaatttgaaagtacacatgagaacacacactggtgaaaaaccctttATCTGTTCAatgtgtggtaaaggttttggacaaagtcaccatttgaaagcacacatgaaaatacacactggtgaaaaacctttttcttgttcaatatgtggtaaaggaTTTGCACACAGTTCATGTTTGAAAAAACACAGAACAAGACATACTGGAGAAAAATCTTTTATATGTTCAATCTGTAATAAAGGTTTTGTTCTAAGTAACGATTTGAAAGTGCACAAGAGaacacactctggtgaaaaaccttttatctgttcaatctgtggtaaaggttttacagaaagtcaatatttgaaagtacatatgagaagacactctggtgaaaaaccttttatctgttcaatctgtagtaaaggttttgtagaaagtcgcaaattgaaagaacacatgagaacacacactggtgaaaaaatagtttcttgttcaatctgtggcttaTCTTTTAAAAGGAAAGaacatttgaaagtgcacatgggatcacacactggtgaaataccgttttcctgttcaattTGTAGTAAAAGTTTTGTAGAAAGTCgcaatttaaaagtacacatgcgAATACaaactggtgaaaaaccttttatctgttcaatctgtggtaaaggttttgtacaatgtaaccatttgaaaagacacatgagaacacacactggtgagaaacctttttcttgttcaatctgtgctaaaggttttgcacaaagtcacaatttgaaagtgcacatgagaacacacactggtgaaaaaacgctttcctgttcaatctgtagtaaaggttttttagaaagtcgcaatttgaaagtacacatgagaacacacactggtgaaaaaccttttatttgttcaatctgtggtaaaggttttgtccAATGTGGCCATTTGAAAAGacacgtgagaacacacactggtgaaaaacctttttcttgtttaatctgtggcttatcttttacaaggtag